A segment of the Mytilus trossulus isolate FHL-02 chromosome 12, PNRI_Mtr1.1.1.hap1, whole genome shotgun sequence genome:
GTATGGATTGgggggtctgttattctgtaaacatttaattttcaccccatttttctctaatctttaaaaaattaaccccttttttctctaatcttcctAAAATTAACCCTTTTATTCTCTactcttttattttttggctCATTATTCtcttatcttcattttttaagggcattattctttaatcatttaaccccatccaaaccctaATAAACCTTATGATTAAatgtcattgatttctatttacatatACTTAAGTAaatgtgcgaaaaccaagaatactgcttatttgggcccttttttgatCCCTTATTCGTAAACTGTTCGaaacaaaactttcaaaatcaatcccaaccttcattttgtggtcataaaccttgtgttaaaatttcatagatttctattcacttttactaaagtttgAGTGCGAAAGCTCTTACTCATTATGTAAGTACTTAACAAATGTCTCATAATTATCATGTAATAATAAAGTGTAATAACGCCCCTTTTTAAACcttgtttgaaaattaaaaggtACTAAAAATCATTAATACTACATCCTTTAGATGCTCTTGCGACTCATGTCTGTCGGACATTAATATTTAtgcgtttttttatttgtttcttgtaTGCTAGTAAAGGAGCTTGAGACTTCTTTTATTTAGTCAAAACTtgtcaaaatatctttattttgatatcCGGTAATTTATCATGTATGTAGAAACAAGACCTTAACCACAAACAAAACTtgctacaatatatatatacattacaaagatgattgtttaattttgtatcaaattcTATGCGCGAAATGGTATTTTAAGTCATATAcgtaattttgaaatgttggtGAGCTCAGAGTGACTTCATAGTTTCCATTTGGGAGCAACTATAGCTTATGTCAATAaagttaatataatttttaataacaagCTTTCATATATTTAGAATGTTTACTATAATGTCGTTAGAACAACAACTTATGTCAAATAAACTGCTATTTCGTTTTTTGGTAAAGCACACgttttgattttgaaagaatattttatttcgttACTTGTGTTACAGGAAATTAAACTGTTGTATAAAGCatagttttgaaaacaattgcaTCTTTGAAATGCCTTAAGAAAATTCACAGAGTGCTACTTTCCCCGTATCAAAACAAGTGACGAAAAACATGCTGCTGTTGTTTTTGAATCGAATCACCCATGGTTTTTCTAATTCAATTGCATTGGCGTCAAATATTCGAATTAGTTTGCCATCCTTTGAAAGTTGGTGTATGTTTTTTGAATCATGTCcgcaaatatatatgttttcatcACAATCCTTAGCAATACCTCTAGGCGCTGAAAGTTTTGTATTGCTATATATTATTGTATCATTTCTAggttttgaaatcattatttcgTGAGTCCCATTTCCGCAGATGAAATTGTCTTTGCTGCCTGCCCAAACAAACCAGGCATCGCCGCGTGTTGGTTTTGTGCGTATTCGTGCTCCTGATGAGGCTTTAATCCATGTAATGAATGTATCGTTCGCACCAATGAATATATCGTCTGTGTATGCTATACCACAAACTTCAGAGTCAATGGCAATTGTTTGTAAtgagttcatttttttcatatctataataaaaattgacttttctgCTGTCGACACCACGGCTCTGGGTTTGTCCATCGGTGAAATATCATACGTTTTATTGGGGAGAGTAAGTGTGGAAATAGTGGATCCGTTTTGACTACATTTTAGCACCTTAGAGTCATGATACTGGACAAACACTAATTCCGTCTCGAAGAATATTCCACTAGTATGACAATGTTGACGTGGTAGTTGAATAGTTTGCAAACGTTTTACATCTCCGGTTCGAAaattgaaagtttgatttatgcCTGTGGGATAATAAGCACTGGCTAATTTACTCTCGGAAATGCTGATTTGACCAAGAGAACTGATTTTATCTCGAAATTGCACGAAAACTTTGTCATCTGTGAAATTGATGGTCATATCCTTGattttagaaatgttttgtgaaaagtcTTCATCGAAGGTTGCTTTGTTGgcacaaattttatttatttcaaacagACATTGCTGGTCAGAACCGTGTTTCAAACAGGTTTCCGTTAGCGATATCCAGTTAACTATTGTACTTTCGAAGCTTTCTAATTTTGCTGTATCGTTTGATTCGACTAACTCTATCTGTTTTTGAGATTTAGATATTTCCCTTTTAATTTCGTCTTCTTTTTCActgatatgtttgaataaatctTGTCTAATACGTTTAACTTTGTCCTGAATTTCGGTTGCTTCATTCTTAGATTTTGCTAACAGTCCTTTGCGATTTTTAATTAAAGCCTTCAATACTTCTCTcttatattttagattttctaaaaattgtGCTGTTTGCTTAGTATCCTTGATACCTGAAGCTGCGTTCTCAATCGTAATTACTTCCTCGCATTTCCTATGCTCTAACGTTACACATACTGTACATAAGGGTTTACTATGTTGAACACAGTAAATCTTAATTATCTCTCCCGCATGTTCCTCACAGCATAGTATTGTTGAAATGTTTGCCGTTTCGTTCGTCGTTGAAAGTTCCTTCAGTAATACTAACGGGTGTTTTGCACTAATCTTAAAAGATTTATGGCATATTTCGCATGCCTTGCAGAACGCCTCTTCGCATACTGGACACCAAGACAATGCAAGTTctgatttattgtttattttacacgAATCACACATTTTTTCGCTTCTTCTAATTGCTTGTCTATCCATCATTGAAGCAACGAAATGATTACTTGGTAGTTTTTCAGCCCATGCATCCGGATTATCTGTTGACACACCCATCAAAACATTCTGTCGGCAAATCGGACACTTAAAAGACgttttagttttctcattgtcCACGGTAGACAGAATATACGTGTTAATACATGTCTTGCAGAACGTATGGAGACAAGGTAAATATTTTGGTGCTGTAAAGGTCTCCAAACATATGGTACACGTcaataaatcatcaaaattgtctgttttttcCTGTGCAATCGCCATTGTTGTTGACTGGACTTTAAACTTCCTTGTCATGTAAGATTGACATATAGGTATCTACGATCTATATTTAGATATACCAGATAAATAAACTCAAATGCACTGAGCTGATATCATTTGAATTAAATGACCTAtcataaaactttaaatttttttttaatattttcattttgtatcatattatccttattatttattcataaatcatttctttttatttttcatagaggAATTCTAAGGGACTGTCACTATCGATACAAATTATCGAAATTTCTTATCGACattcaacatgtttttttttatatcgaaaTGATTTCATTCTACACACAGCCAtaacttgatattttattttaaattcgcacaaatcattcaaaaatatatataatcataaaCTAGCCATATCTTCTTTTCCGTTTGTCAGGCTCTATACGTTATCATTTTGGTCCGTCGTTGTAGGTCTCTAATgggttaaataaaattgagaatgaaaatggggaatatgtcaaagagaaaacagcCTGAACATAGAGCAGACAATAGCGAACCCCAACAATGGGTCCCCATCTCAGAGAGATAATCCCGCACCGGGAGGTTGGACTCAGCTGGCTcctaaaaaatgttaaatagttCAGTGAATTGGACGTCATGctaaattccaaaacatataaatgatctagaattttttttaaaacatacaagactattAAACAAATGTAAGATCTCAGCAATGTGACAATggtacataaattaacaaaggactagcAGTTAATTATATGCCagtccagacctcaattaaaatgattgaaagattatgtcttcatcttATGAAAATCAAGCAATATCCCTCTCCTTGGGGATTTATTGGTTACATAGTGTACTAGTGACCTAAAatggtatatatggggtcagtaaattccatatgggtcGAGAGCAAAGCTCgatccccatatggaatttactgaccccatatataccgtattacgtcactagcacactatgtaacgaatttatcttaccgactatcttaacgtgTGAAATTCAGACCTATATAAATGAGCAAGTCTTCAATACTGGTAGCATTAAGAAATTACTTCCATTGATCCTATAAAACAGATGCCAATAATAACAACTTGTTAGGTTTGAATGTGTTTTGTGAATCTATTTCAATCTAAATCATCAATGTCTTCGTCTGTATAAATCTTTAAGATTTCTTCTCAAtaccgttttgtt
Coding sequences within it:
- the LOC134693423 gene encoding E3 ubiquitin-protein ligase TRIM33-like, with amino-acid sequence MAIAQEKTDNFDDLLTCTICLETFTAPKYLPCLHTFCKTCINTYILSTVDNEKTKTSFKCPICRQNVLMGVSTDNPDAWAEKLPSNHFVASMMDRQAIRRSEKMCDSCKINNKSELALSWCPVCEEAFCKACEICHKSFKISAKHPLVLLKELSTTNETANISTILCCEEHAGEIIKIYCVQHSKPLCTVCVTLEHRKCEEVITIENAASGIKDTKQTAQFLENLKYKREVLKALIKNRKGLLAKSKNEATEIQDKVKRIRQDLFKHISEKEDEIKREISKSQKQIELVESNDTAKLESFESTIVNWISLTETCLKHGSDQQCLFEINKICANKATFDEDFSQNISKIKDMTINFTDDKVFVQFRDKISSLGQISISESKLASAYYPTGINQTFNFRTGDVKRLQTIQLPRQHCHTSGIFFETELVFVQYHDSKVLKCSQNGSTISTLTLPNKTYDISPMDKPRAVVSTAEKSIFIIDMKKMNSLQTIAIDSEVCGIAYTDDIFIGANDTFITWIKASSGARIRTKPTRGDAWFVWAGSKDNFICGNGTHEIMISKPRNDTIIYSNTKLSAPRGIAKDCDENIYICGHDSKNIHQLSKDGKLIRIFDANAIELEKPWVIRFKNNSSMFFVTCFDTGKVALCEFS